The following nucleotide sequence is from Solanum dulcamara chromosome 7, daSolDulc1.2, whole genome shotgun sequence.
TATTTGAAATCTTGTGACCCAGGACTATTGCCTCTTTCACCATAAAGTGATACTTCCCCCAATTTAGTACAAGGTTGCACTCTTCACACTTTTTTAGTACATATTGAAGATGATCCAAGAAATCCTCGAATGAGTCACCAACTACTAAaaaatcatccatgaaaacCACAATTGTATCTTCCACCATATCCGAAAAGATGGACATCATACAACGTTAAAAGGTCACTAGTGCATTACACAATCCAAATGGcattctttcaaaagaaaatgtCCCATATAGGCATGTGAAAGTAGTCTTCTCTTGGTCTTCTGGTGCTATAGAAATCTAATTGTAGCCCAATATCAATCAAGTAAACAGTACCAACCTTTGCTAGCTAGACGGTCAAGCATCTGATCCATCAAAAGGCATTGGAAAGTGATTGTTATTTAGTGATCGTTGAGCTTGCGATAATCCATACACACTCTACAATCGATGATAGGCCTCATTGGAATGAGGTCATTCTTTGCATTTGGCACCATAGTAATACCAACCTTTTTTAGTACACATTGGACAGGACTTACCCAATTACTATCTACGATTGGATAAACAACTGCAGCATCTAACCATTTGATGATCTCTTTTTTAATTACCTCTTGCATAAGTGGGTTGAGACATCGTTGGTGTTCAATGCTTGGTTTAAAATCCAGCATGAGTTGGATTTTATGAGTGTAGATGCCTGATGGTATGCCAATGATGTCAGCTATGGACCACCCTATTGCTCGTTTGAAATGCCTCAAGATAAATGTAAGCGCTTCCACTTGCTTTTGATGAAGATCGGCAGCTATTATGACCAGAAGGGTGTTGTTGGGTCGCAAGAATGCATATTGCAAGTGAACTAGCAGTGCtttaatgtaacatcccctaaaaatattgtatatgatgttctaattctcaatgaaaataatatagcttctgtattttggccataacttttcataggatgatacaaattagttgattaaaatttctgaataactccaacatcataaactacaacttttgtgaccatattttaaatttcgtaggctaaataggtcaaataaattaattattgtaaggcAAGGTGCTATGATGAAATGgagagtttatagaagaaaaatcatatctcaatgTAGGATCTTCCAAATTGGttaattcttgaacgacatgaaagtagatTTCTAGTGCAATAATTCATGTGAGACACCTAATGgagaagttatcttgttcaaacgcagctccaaaaaagggtattccattaaaagaaagttcatctcaccaaccatggaaagatctagatacatttgacatcactcattacATCAATattcctccatttgacatcacaatcttctattaaatttttagatttttctttataattattttaattgttaggtccctctttcacacctataaataatACCCACCttaattcatcattttgttcatcaagttttttcaaacaactcttctctctatacacttctttactcattctcaaaatatagttttagttcttagtagtgtataaatactatttCAGTGATTGATATACTCCAGATAGTACACAAAAGGCTCCGGCAAGgataaaaggctaggattcaagtgtattcattaagtccttcgattctaagtaatgcctgaaccctgaaccctgaaccttGAACcttgaaccctgaaccctgaaccctcttcaatgagagtattccttccactctcatatctaaattattttaaatatatgataaattatgtttattttctttaagttttactctaatttatgtgggtatttatccataggttcttccactcatgtagtccaaaaactctttcaattaagtctcttgatttcaagtaatattttcttatgggtaattcttatttttacttaatagcatgaatcatggttaaactaatgattattggtctattttgatgcaatattattttatatgtatgaattaatggtttgcaagtaatttctctatttatctctttaaaggtccttgaaattcatgatgggttatttaaagcatgatttttaattaatggatttcaaagtatttatgcatatttatttacatacatgttttcaagttgaagtgatttgaacccacctaattttactatatttttaatgaagtttgacttgaaagctttgactccaaatgaatatttaagaaagaaatgtgtataataaaaagagagtcttataaaataaaagaatgatgaaatgatatgaacgATAGATTATTTATGCAacaaggacaattcttgcatatttgaattaccaaatattttaatgagctattccaccaaatatgatgttttgaattctcaaactatatgctattaatattttgaagtattaaactattccatgggattgacttagcactgaatggggcattgaggtgggattcggtaaggaaatcctagtagcaaccccttatctcattaactatgtgccaacataggagcccttataggcttaggctaataaatccatgaaagcccttaaagttaaagttaaagaaatgaataaagttgacggagttctacctggcaagtagtctccccggccaacgtagggggttatgttggattccatataatagctcacatggtcttaaatatcggttatggtcattttcccacaaaatgaatgttttaaaggatatctatatgatttattatgcatgcattacattatgtttcatattacataaatattttaatgtttcctcagtgttcatgcatccttacatacttagtacattcaaagtactaatgcatactcttttgccaatatgatatcatcatgtagggactggtgttcctcttcgttctcctccacgtggctagttgagattttgtttgaatactacttttggtgagttcccatattcttggaataatacttctttatatttctagcttatgatatattgagatcttttactatggcatttcttctattatgattgagggtgagctagggacttgtcttagccccgttaaatctaaaagataggtattgttggacatatgtaagttgaagatttactattatgattttcgcttgttcatttatcgtcattacctatgaaaggctaaaaaagGCTAAGAGGATTGTTTGAGATACTTTCGGGTTCGTCATTTgatatgtcacgtctaggccctaggcttgggtcatgatattTGAGTTCCAAAGTTGGAGGTTCCTCGATGGATGGCTTTGCAGGCAGAGGTTCTCTATTCTTCAAGTCTAAGTTGAGTCTCTTGGGTACGTGATTGAAAGTTCCAAGGCCATTTAGTGCACAAACGATCTCATCATACTCTCCAATGTGATCTTTATCAAAGTTCATGATGATGCATATAAAGTTTCAACACCAAACCTCTCTTCAATAGATATGTCTGGTTGCAAATCATCGACAACATCAATCATGGATACAACTCATAGatcattgtgatgcttcattgcTCGTCATACATCAAAGATCACCTCTTCATTGTTTAGTCAAAATTTTAGTTTGCCAGTTTCCATGTCTTCTAAAGCACGTCCAGTTGCCAAGAATGGTCTACCCAGAATGATAGGAATATCAAAGTCTACTTCGCAGTCAAGAATGACGAAGTCAGCAGGGAATATGAATGATTCAACCTTCACTAGGAAATCATAAATAATGCCCATGGGCTTTTTCATAGTATGATCTGCCATCAAGAGCCGCATTGACGTCGATTTAGGGGCTCCCAAGTGCAATTGTAGGAGCACCGCTAGCGGCATCAAGTAAATGCTAGCACCTAAGTTACACAACACTTTTGCAAAATTAAATACCCCAATGGTACATGGTATAGTGAATGCACTTGGGTCTTCTTTCTTTTGCAAAAGGGAGCGAGTGGCGATTGCATTATAATGATGCAAGTTGCCAACCAGTTCAAAGCTTATTATTCTCTTCTTTGTGACAAGATCCTTCATGAACTTGGCATAACCCAGCATTTTTTCTAGTGCCTCTAACAAGGAAACATTCACTGAAAGTTGTTTCAGCATGGAAATAAAATTAACTTtccatttttgacatttttcttCAATCTTTGTGGAAAAGTAGGAGGAGGTCTTGACATTGGAATTGGAGTTGGATCAATGTCTTTTGCATTACCTTCTTTCTCATCATGCTTTGCATCTCATTTTTTGGGTTGTTTGCTTGGATCTTCTCCTATTActtctttctcaatttttcttttggtttTATCCTTACCAACAACCACATCGTGTACATCATCCTCAAGTTCTGGCATAGGTGGATCAACTGTTTGAATGCCACTTCGGGTGGTCACCTCCATGCATTGCCCGTCATTCTTtggattttaaattatattacttggGAGGGTTCCTTTTTGGTGTGGGTTCAAAGATGAGAAAATGTTTCCCAATTATTGCTCAATAAGCTTTATGGATATAGAATGTGATTCAACTCTTTGATTTATTCTGGAAAGATCATTGTGTATCTCTTTAAGATTATACTCTGTTGCatcatactttttcatcatcttagCCATCATGTCTTCTATTCTTGCAAGTCTGGATCCCCCATCTTGATTTCCGAAAGGGATGTATGCACCACCATTGTTGTTGTCTCTCCTTCTCCAATCACCTTCTCTATCTTGCCCGCAGTTTAGATCATTATATCCATTTCGGTTGTAATTGTTCTCGCGATTATAGTTTCCATCACGATCGTAATTGTTGTCACAGTTGTAATGGCCTTCtcgattgaagttgttatagttccGACCTTGATTTTCTTAACCTTAGCACCAAGAATCCAGATTGGGTGCTTGGGTGTTGGTCCGTAAAGCCCCCACT
It contains:
- the LOC129894721 gene encoding uncharacterized protein LOC129894721, with protein sequence MEVTTRSGIQTVDPPMPELEDDVHDVVVVNVSLLEALEKMLGYAKFMKDLVTKKRIISFELVGNLHHYNAIATRSLLQKKEDPSAFTIPCTIGVFNFAKVLCNLGASIYLMPLAVLLQLHLGAPKSTSMRLLMADHTMKKPMGIIYDFLVKVESFIFPADFVILDCEVDFDIPIILGRPFLATGRALEDMETGKLKF